A section of the Phaseolus vulgaris cultivar G19833 chromosome 8, P. vulgaris v2.0, whole genome shotgun sequence genome encodes:
- the LOC137824824 gene encoding uncharacterized protein codes for MRGGLARFATPNPEAHLTAFHTQMLLVGSSDTVRCKLFMSTLTGMAMDWFISLPEALVTSFAQLSQLFREQYLANRTPAPVSYDLYDVKQFQGETLKEYISRFGAQVVKVGTTEEPMIVYASRKGVRPGSFSKTLNCSRPKTFAEIRRRAVEHIASEGEAYEKCTTAAPARPKALIRTQPVRVHQAATERKHLDRKRAYEPRTTQPRGRAEERREENRPPRHNLVMELKDLIAVPNIAGRLRPPVKSDKVLGPHKESWCKFHEAFGHHINNCLALGHQLDELVRIGFLKDYLVEKQIGESSVSQLTSGEGQQHEVPIHGEVHTIAGGFSGGGCTASQCKKYARSIMSVEAFEDHSPDVDITFTKEDLRDVVPHDNDPIVISLVMAGRMVHRALVDQGSSADVMFWPTFEKLQLSPDHLRPYGGCLYGFAGDQVEVRGYIELRTTFTDGVVSRIEKIRYLVVNAPSAYKILLGRPTLNRIGAVPSTRHMKVKLPSMEGVVITICSDQKEAKKCYENSLRNRRSVCHVSTTPPPGAGPRQENRRVGTTLQVIAEGDVEMPNIASVARIEEEGDRPEATRESGIARAVIANERRPQPVKDWLEKEIGGKAFKLGKT; via the coding sequence atgcggggcgggctggcccgctttgccacccctaatcctgaggcacacctcacggcgttccacacacagatgttgCTGGTAGGCAGTTCAGACACCGTGAGAtgcaagcttttcatgagcaccttgacgggaatggctatggattggttcatcagcctcccagaggccCTTGTCACGTCCTTCGCCCAACTCTCACAactattcagagagcagtatctAGCCAATAGAACTCCCGCCCCAGTCTCATACGACCTTTACGACGTCAAGCAGTTCCAAGGCGAAACCCTAAAGGAATACATAAGCCGTTTCGGGGCACAAGTGGTGAAAGTGGGCACCACGGAGgaacccatgattgtgtacgcaTCCAGGAAGGGGGTACGTCCCGGATCTTTTAGTAAAACGCTTAACTGCAGCCGCCCCAAAACTTTCGCTGAAATAAGACGACGAGCGGTAGAGCACATTGCCTCGGAAGGTGAGGCgtacgagaagtgcacgacCGCTGCACCCGCGCGGCCCAAGGCACTGATACGTACGCAACCTGTTAGGGTTCACCAAGCCGCCACAGAGAGAAAACACTTAGACAGAAAGCGCGCCTACGAGCCTAGGACGACCCAGCCTAGGGGTCGAGCAGAGGAAAGGAGAGAAGAAAACAGGCCACCGAGGCACAACTTAGTGATGGAACTCAAAGATCTGATCGCGGTGCCCAACATAGCCGgcaggttgaggccaccggtgaagtctgacaaggtgCTAGGACCCCACAAGGAATCATGGTGCAAATTCCACGAAGCATTTGGGCATCATATTAACAATTGTTTGGCGCTGGGTCACCAATTGGATGAACTCGTAAGGATTGGCTTCCTGAAGGACTACTTGGTGGAGAAGCAGATAGGAGAATCGTCAGTTTCGCAACTGACGAGTGGCGAGGGacaacagcacgaggtgcccatccacggcgaggtccacaccatagCGGGTGGGTTCTCGGGCGGTGGGTGTACTGCGTCACAATGCAAGAAGTATGCTAGGTCCATAATGTCAGTAGAGGCTTTTGAGGATCATTCgcccgatgtggacatcacgttcaccaaagaagatctcagggacgttgtgccccacgacaacgaccccattGTGATCTCGCTCGTCATGGCGGGAAGGATGGTTCATCGAGCATTGGTcgatcaagggagctcggcagatgtgatgttctggccaactTTCGAGAAGTTACAGTTGTCCCCAGACCATCTGAGGCCGTATGGGGGCTGCCTATATGGCTTTGCtggtgaccaagtggaggtcaggggataCATTGAGTTAAGAACGACATTCACAGATGGGGTGGTTTCGCGAATAGAGAAGATCAGGTACCTGGTCGTGAATGCCCCCTCAGCGTACAAAATCTTGTTagggaggccaacactcaacaggatAGGAGCTGTACCCTCCACTAGGCATATGAAGGTCAAGCTCCcttcgatggaaggggtggttatcaccatctgctctgatcaaaaggaggcaaaaaagtgctatgaaaacagcctcagAAATAGGCGATCAGTGTGCCATGTAAGCACAACGCCACCCCCTGGTGCAGGCCCCAGACAGGAGAACCGGCGAGTAGGCACTACACTTCAAGTAATCGCTGAAGGGGATGTGGAGATGCCAAATATTGCGAGCGTCGCCCGGATAGAGGAAGAAGGCGATCGCCCGGAGGCCACCAGGGAGTCAGGAATCGcaagggcggtcatcgccaatGAAAGGAGGCCCCAGCCGGTCAAGGattggctcgagaaggagattgGCGGGAAGGCATTCAAGCTGGGAAAAACCTAG
- the LOC137824825 gene encoding uncharacterized protein, translated as MVKWAVELSEFDVRYEPRGPIKGQIFADFVVELSAETTHIVGSDDRRVLSVDGSSNQLGSGAGVILEGPNGVLIEQSLRFAFKASNNQAEYEALIVGILLAKEMGAKVIGEFQAKDPQMATYLEYVQELRRSFALFEVVHVLREQNARADLLA; from the exons atggtaaaatgggcggtggaattgtcagagttcGACGTCAGGTATgaaccccgaggaccgatcaaggggcaaatcttcgccgactttgtggtcgagctatcCGCTGAAACGACACATATTGTCGGAAGTGATGATCGTCGGGTACTCTCGGTTGATGGATCATCCAACCAGCTAGGTAGTGGggctggagtcattctggagggacccaacggcgtgttaatagaacaatccctgaggttcgccttcaaagccagcaataatCAGGCGGAATATGAAGCATTGATTGTCGGTATCCTATTGgcaaaggaaatgggggcgaag GTGATCGGCGAATTCCAAGCCAAGGATCCACAGATGGCGACTTACCTAGAATATGTACAGGAGTTAAGAAGGTCTTTTGCCTTGTTCGAAGTGGTGCACGTActgagggagcagaatgcccgagctgacctgcttgcctaG
- the LOC137824823 gene encoding uncharacterized protein, with protein MIVYAFRKGVCPGSFSKSLNRSRPKTFAEVRRRAVEHIASEGEAYEKCTVVALVRPRAQIRTQPARVHEATTEKKNSDRKCTYETRRAQPRGRAEGRREGNRPLRHNFVVELKDLIVVPNIADRLRPPVKCDKILGPPKESWCKFHEAFGHHINNCLALGYQLDELVKNGFLKDYLTGSTTTTVSTTPEEGQAHEVPTHREVHTISSGFSGGGPTASQRKKYVRSVSTVAEEFPDVPWESYLVFTRADLRDVVPHENDPVVISVVTVGRKVHRVLVDQRSSADVMFWSTFNKLQLSPDLLGSYTGCLYGFADNPVEVRGYLELRTTFTDGAASRTENIRYLVVNANSAYNILLGRPALNRLRALSSTRHMKMKLPDLSGKVIMIKSDQEEARKCYENSLKIKRGVVMVIERPPVSDSQMELEPLEEATPVESTPVEATPARATPIEDARTEGRYGDASPKEGVYGESSPMEEESEEAMPDASDRATPIEEDHMNESRERSSTTNEANGSIIKIRISWRRKGPPLLPVPQKE; from the coding sequence atgatcgtgtacgcatttagGAAGGGAGTGTGTCCTGGATCTTTTAGCAAATCGCTCAACCGCAGCCGCCCCAAAACTTTTGCTGAAGTGAGGCGTCGGGCAGTAGAGCACATTGCCTCGGAGGGCGAGGCATACGAGAAGTGCACAGTTGTTGCACTTGTGCGGCCAAGGGCGCAGATACGCACACAACCTGCTAGGGTCCACGAAGCCACCACAGAGAAAAAGAACTCAGACAGGAAGTGCACTTACGAGACAAGGAGGGCCCAGCCAAGGGGTCGAgccgaaggaaggagagagggaaatagaccactaaggcacaactttgtggtggaactcaaagacctcatcgttgtgcccaacatagctgacaggttgaggccaccggtgAAGTGTGACAAAATACTAGGGCCTCCCAAGGAATCATGGTGCAAATTCCACGAGGCGTTTGGGCACCATATTAATAACTGCTTGgcgctgggctatcagttggacgagcttgtgaagaatggtttcttgAAAGATTATCTCACTGGGTCCACTACGACCACAGTCTCGACGACGCCAGAGGAAGGTCAAGCGCATGAAGTCCCAACTCACAgagaagtgcacaccatctctagcggcttttctggaggagggcccactgcctctcaacggAAGAAATATGTGAGGTCAGTGAGTACGGTTGCAGAGGAATTTCCAGACGTCCCATGGGAGTCATATCTCGttttcacaagggctgacctgCGGGATGTGGTCCCACACGAAAATGACCCAGTGGTCATTTCAGTAGTCACGGTAGGAAGGAAGGTGCAtagggttctcgtcgaccaAAGGAGTTCcgcagatgtcatgttttggtcaactttcaacaagctacagttgtcccccgatctTTTGGGATCCTatactggatgcttgtatgggtttgcagatAATCCAGTAGAGGTACGaggctacttggagctgaggacaacgttcactgatggagcaGCATCACGCACCGAGAacatccggtacttggtggttaacgccaactccgcctacaacattttgttaggCAGACCTGCTCTGAACAGATTGAGGGCGCtgtcctccacgcgccacatgaagatgaagctaccagatCTTAGTGGTAAGGTAATTATGATCAAGTCGGATCAAGAAGAAGCCcgaaagtgctatgaaaatagcctgaagataaagagaggcgtggtcatggtgattGAACGACCACCCGTTTCAGATTCGCAAATGGAGTTAGAACCattggaagaggcgacgcccgtgGAGTCCACGCCTGTCGAGGCCACACCTGCGAGGGCGACACCTATAGAAGATGCACGCACAGAAGGAAGATACGGTGACGCCTCGCCAAAGGAAGGAGTATACGGAGAGTCCTCGCCCATGGAAGAAGAGTCAGAGGAGGCGATGCCCGATGCATCCGATAgggcgacgcctatagaagaGGACCACATGAATGAGTCTCGTGAAAGAAGTTCAACAACTAACGAGGCGAATGGCAGCATTATCAAGATTCGTATCAGCTGGAGGAGAAAAGGGCCACccttacttccagtgcctcaaaagGAATAG
- the LOC137824821 gene encoding uncharacterized protein: protein MKLPDLSRKVIVIKSDQQEAKRCYENSLKTKRGVFMVVERPHMEEAPMEEDCVGMRRAENARERRPEPAENVVERQIGGKTFKLAESLDQEEQNQVAEVISRHLDAFAWSASDMLGIDPNFLCHCLTMDPKVRPVRQRRRKFNEERRLVIQEEMRKLLSAGHIREIQYPKWLANVVLNAGATYQRLMDKVLAPMSGRNMQAYVDDMVVTSQERGQQIVHLEDLFATIAKYRLRLNPEKCVFGVEAGKFLGFLLTERGIEANLDKCVAILAMRSLASVKEVQQLTGQMAALSRFVSVGGDKGHPYFQCLTRNS from the exons atgaagctgcccgATCTAAGTAGGAAGGTGATCGTGATCAAGTCCGATCAGCAAGAAGccaaaaggtgctatgagaatagcctcaaaaCAAAGAGGGGTGTGTTCATGGTGGTGGAGCGCCCACACATGGAGGAGGCGCCCATGGAGGAGGACTGTGTAGGCATGCGCCGTGCAGAGAACGCTCGGGAGAGGCGACCTGAGCCAGCTGAGAACGTTGTGGAGAGGCAAATTGGAGGTAAGACGTTTAAGTTGGCTGAATCGTTAGACCAAGAGGAACAAAACCAAGTGGCAGAGGTGATATCGAGACATTTGgacgccttcgcatggtccgcctcggacatgctaGGTATTGACCCGAATTTTCTATGCCACtgcctcaccatggaccccaaaGTCCGACCTGTGcgccagagaagaagaaagtttaatgaagaaAGGCGGTTGGTCATACAGGAAGAGATGAGGAAGTTGTTGAGTGccggccacatcagggagattcaatatcctaagtggttggccaatgtggtcttg aacgcaggcgccacctatcagaggttgatggataaggtcCTTGCGCCCATGTCGGGAAGAAACATGCAGgcctatgtggatgacatggtagtgacctcgcaggagaggGGACAACAAATAGTTCATTTGGAAGATCTATTCGCTACAATAGCCAAGTATCGTTTGAGGCTGAACCCCGAAAAGTGTGTATTTGGGGTCGAGGCGGGTAAATTCTTGGGGTTCCTACTCaccgagcgtgggatagaggcgaacctaGACAAGTGTGTGGCGATCCTCGCCATGAGGAGCCTCGCCTCGGTGAAAGAAGtacaacagctgacagggcagATGGCGGCCCTGTCCAGATTCGTATCCGTTGGAGGAGATAAGGGCCACCCCTACTTCCAGTGTTTAACAAGAAACAGTTAG